The following DNA comes from Streptomyces globosus.
ACTGTCCGACATCGCCGGGGCGGTGGAGGCCGTCCTGGAGACCATGGAGCCGGTGCGGGCGCTGGCGCGGTCCCTCGCCGACAAGGACACCGTGCTGTTCCTCGGCCGGCACGTCGGCTACCCGGTGGCCCTGGAGGGCGCGCTGAAGCTGAAGGAGCTCGCGTACATGCACGCGGAGGGATTCGCGGCGGGCGAGCTCAAGCACGGCCCGATCGCGCTGATCGAGAAGGACCTGCCGGTGGTGGTGGTCGTGCCGTCGCCGCGGGGGCGCTCCGTCCTCCACGACAAGATCGTCTCGAACATCCAGGAGATCCGGGCGCGCGGCGCGCGGACCATCGTCATCGCCGAGGAGGGCGACGACGCGGTCGTCCCCTACGCCGACCACCTGGTCCGCATCCCGGCGACCCCGACGCTGCTCCAGCCGCTGGTGGCGACGGTGCCGCTCCAGGTGTTCGCGTGCGAACTGGCCACGGCGCGCGGCAACGAGGTGGACCAGCCGCGTAATCTCGCGAAGTCCGTGACCGTGGAGTAGGAGAGAGAGCGGGGGGTCGCCGTCGTGATCATCGGCGTGGGGATCGACGTGGCGGAGATCGAGCGCTTCGGCGTGTCGATGGAGCGGACGCCGGGCATGGCCCAGCGGCTGTTCACCGAGTCGGAGCTGGTGCTGCCGAGCGGCGAGCGGCGCGGGATCGCCTCGCTCGCCGCCCGCTTCGCGGCGAAGGAGGCGCTCGCCAAGGCGCTCGGCGCGCCCGGCGGCATGCTGTGGACCGATGCGGAGGTGTACGTGGAGGAGACGGGGCAGCCGCGGGTGCGGGTGCGGGGCACCGTCGAGGCGCGGGCGGTGGAGCTGAACGTGAAGTCCTTCCACCTCTCGCTCAGCCACGACGCGGGCGTCGCCTCGGCCGTCGTCATCGCCGAGGGCTGACGGCTGCCGCGCCGCCGATCGGGCAGGCTGGGCCCATGCGTACTGCTTACAGCGTGGAGAACGTGCGGGCCGCGGAGCGGGCGGCGATGGCGCGGCTGCCGGAGGGCGCCCTGATGCAGCGTGCGGCGGCCGGGCTGGCCGCCGCCTGCGCCGGCCTGCTGCCGAGGGTGTACGGCGCCCGGGTCGTCCTGCTCGTCGGGCCGGGCGACAACGGCGGCGACGCCCTGTACGCGGGCGCCCGGCTCGCCCGGCGCGGCGCCGCCGTGACCGCGGTGCCCGCCGACCCCGGCCGCGTGCACCCGGGCGGGCTGGCGGCCCTGCGCGCCGCGGGCGGCCGGCTGTCCGCCGCGGTGCCCGACCGCGCGGACCTCGTCGTGGACGGCCTGCTCGGCATCGGCGGGCAGGGCGGGCTGCGCCCGGCCGCGGCGGCGCTGGCGGAGCGGATCCCGCCCGGTGCGCCCGTCGTGGCCGTGGACCTGCCCAGCGGGGTGGACGCGGACACCGGGGAGGTCGCCGGGGCGGCCGTACGGGCCGACACCACCGTCACGTTCGGGGCGTACAAGACGGGACTCCTCGTCGACCCCGGCGCAGCCCTGGCCGGCGAGGTGCGGCTGGTGGACATCGGCCTCGACCCCGCCGCGCTCGGCACCCCGGCCGCCGCCGCCCTGGAGGACGCCGACCTCCCGACCCTCCTGCCGCGGCCCGGCGCGGCGAGCGACAAGTACAGCCGCGGCGTCGTCGGCGTCGTCGCCGGATCGGCGCAGTACCCGGGCGCGGCCGTCCTGGCCGTGGCGGGCGCGCTGCGCGGCGGCGCCGGAGCCGTGCGCTACGTCGGCCCGGCGCACGAGGAGGTGCTGGCCCGCTACCCGGAGACGCTGGTCGGGCGCGGCCGGGTGCAGGCCTGGGTGGTCGGGCCCGGCCTCGGCGGCGACCGGGCCGCGGAGGCGGCGCAGGCGCTGGCCGAGCCGGTGCCGGTGCTGGTGGACGCGGACGGGCTGCGCGGCCTGGACCCGGCGGTGCTGCGCGCCCGCACCGCGCCGACCCTGCTGACGCCGCACGCGGGGGAGGCGGCCGCGCTGCTCGGCGTGCCGCGCGCGGACGTGGAGTCCGGGCGGCTCGCGGCCGTACGGGAGCTGGCCGGCCGGTTCGGGGCCGTGGTGCTGCTGAAGGGCTCGACGACGCTGGTGTGCGACGGCCGCGGGCCCGTCCGGGTGAACCCGACCGGAACGCCCTGGCTCGCCACGGCCGGCAGCGGCGACGTCCTGTCCGGCCTCGCCGGCTCCCTCCTCGCGGCCGGTCTGCCGGCCGCCGACGCGGCCTCCGCGGCGGCGTACCTGCACGGCCTGGCCGCCGGGCGCGCCGCGGCCGGCGCCCCGCTGCTCGCCCAGGAGGTGGCCGCGGCGCTGCCCGCGGCCTGGCGCGCGGTGCAGGGCTCCTGACCCGCCGCGGGTGCCCGCGGGGCGGTCCGCCGCAGGTCCGGGCGGATCGACTGTGACAGGGCCGGTACACGCCCTGCGGTCGGCCCGGGACGGCCTCTGAGAGACTGGGGGCGATGAACGAGACACCGACGCGCGTGTACGCCGAGATCGATCTGGACGCGGTACGGGAGAACGTGCGCGCCCTGCGCGCGCGGGCGCCCCGGGCCGCGCTCATGGCCGTGGTCAAGGCGGACGCCTACGGGCACGGTGCCGTCCCCTGCGCCCGCGCCGCGCTGGAGGCCGGCGCGGCCTGGCTCGGCACGGCCACCCCGCAGGAGGCGCTCGCCCTGCGCGCCGCCGGGATCGGCGCGCCCCTGCTGTGCTGGCTGTGGACGCCGGGCGGCCCCTGGCGCGAGGCCGTCGAGGCCGGCATCGACGTGTCCGTCAGCGGGATGTGGGCCCTGCGCGAGGTGCAGGAAGCCGCCCGGGCCGCGGGCCGCCCCGCCCGCATCCAGCTGAAGGCCGACACCGGGCTCGGCCGGGCGGGCTGCCAGCCCGCCGACTGGGCCGAGCTGGTCGGCGCGGCCGCGGCCGCCGAGGCCGCGGGCAGCGTGCGCGTCACCGGGATCTGGTCGCACTTCGCCTGCGCCGACGAGCCGGGGCACCCGTCGATCCCGCTCCAGCTCACCGCCTTCGGGGACATGCTCGCGTACGCCGAGAAGGAGGGCCTGGAGCCGGAGGTCCGGCACATCGCCAACTCCCCGGCGACGCTCACCCTCCCCGAGAGCCACTACGACCTGGTGCGCTGCGGGCTCGCCGTCTACGGGGTGTCGCCCGCGCCCGAGCTGGGCACCTCCGCGGAGCTGGGCCTGCGTCCGGCGATGTCGCTGAAGGCCTCCGTCGCCCTGGTCAAGACGGTGCCCGCCGGGCACGGCGTCAGCTACGGCCTCCACTACACCACCGGCGCCGAGACCGACCTGGCGCTGATCCCTGCCGGGTACGCCGACGGCGTCCCCCGGCACGCCTCCGGCCGGGGCCCGGTCGCGGTCGGAGGAAGGATTCGCCACATCGCCGGCCGCGTCGCCATGGACCAGTTCGTCGTCGACCTCGGCCGCGACCACGGCCCCCGGCGCGTCCGTCCGGGCGACGAGGCCGTCCTCTTCGGCAGCGGCGCGCACGGCGAGCCCACCGCCGAGGACTGGGCGCAGGCGGCGGACACGATCGCCTACGAGATCGTCACCCGCATCGGAGCACGCGTGCCCCGCGTCTACCGCAACGGCTGAGTGGGGACCGCGTGAGCGAGAACTGGCGCAGAGCCGGCTGGGCCGGGGCCGTCATCGGCGTGGTGGCCGCCGGTGCGGCGGCCGGCGTGGCCGTCGAACGGATCACGGTCGGGCGGGGCGTGCGCCGCAAGGCGCGCCTGGCGCTCGACGCCGCCGGCGACTACGGCTCCCTGCGCGGGACCGCGGGCGCCGCGTACGCGGAGGACGGCACCGAGCTGCACTACGAGGTGGAGGAGCCGGCCCAGGACGCCGAACGGGCCCGCCCGGGGCTGCGGCCCAGCACCGAGCCCGCCCCGACCGTCGTGTTCTGCCACGGATACTGCCTCGCCCAGGACTCCTGGCACTTCCAGCGCGCCGCCGTGCGCGGGACGGTCCGCGCCGTGTACTGGGACCAGCGCAGCCACGGCCGCAGCGCCCGCGGATTCGCCCAGGCCGACGGCGAGCCCGTCACCATCGACTGCCTCGGCCGCGACCTGAAGGCCGTCATCGACGCCGCCGCCCCCGAGGGCCCGCTCATCCTGGTGGGGCACTCCATGGGCGGCATGACGATCATGGCGCTGGCCGACCAGTACCCCGACCTGGTCCGCGACCGCGTCGTCGGCGTCGCCCTGGTCGGCACCTCCAGCGGCCGCCTCGGCGAGGTGACGTACGGGCTGCCCGCCGTCGGGCTCGGCGCGGTCCGGCGCATCCTGCCGCCCGTCCTGAAGGTGCTCGGATCCCAGGTCGAACTGGTGGAGCGGGGCCGCAGGGCCACCGCCGACCTCTTCGCCGGGATGGTCAAGCTGTACTCGTTCGGCGCGCCCCGCGAGGTGGACCCCGGGGTCGCGCGGTTCGCGGAGCGGCTCATCGAGCACACCCCCATCGACGTGGTCGCCGAGTTCTACCCGGCCTTCCAGGCCCACGACAAGACGGACGCCCTCCAGCGGTTCGGGGACATCCCGGTCACCGTCATCGCCGGCGACCACGACATGATCACGCCCGCCGCGCACAGCCAGGCCATCAAGGACGCCCTGCCCGCCGCGGAGCTCGTCGTCCTGGAGCGGGCCGGGCACCTGATGATGCTGGAGTACCCGGAGACGGTGACAGGGCTGCTCCTGGAGCTGTTCGCCCGCACCGGAGCGGTGCCCGCAGCGGCTAACGTTGGCGGACATGGAAGACGTACCGCTGGAAGCCCCCCGCAGCCCGGTGCCGCAGCCGGGTCCGGGCCCGCAGGGACCTGAGGCCGCGGCCCGGGCCCGCATCACCGTCGACTCGCCCGGGGCGATGCAGGCCCTCGGCCGGAGCATCGCCGGCCTGCTGCGCCCCGGCGACCTCGTGCTGCTGACCGGGGAGCTCGGCGCGGGCAAGACGACGCTGACGCGCGGGCTGGGCGAGGGGCTCGGCGTGCGGGGCGCGGTGACCTCGCCGACGTTCGTGATCGCCCGGGTGCACCCGCCGCTGGGGACCGGTCCGGCGCTGGTGCACGTGGACGCGTACCGGCTCGGCGGCGGGCTCGACGAGATGGAGGACCTGGACCTCGACGTGTCGCTGCCCGAGTCCGTGGTCGTCGTCGAGTGGGGCGACGGCAAGGTGGAGGAGCTCTCCGACGACCGGCTGCACGTGGTGATCGCGCGGGCCGTCGGGCACGAGGAGGTCCTCGACGACGTACGGGAGGTCACCGTGCACGGGGTCGGCGCCCGCTGGGCCGCGCCGGACGCGCTCGCCGGGCTGCGGGCCGCGGGCTGAGGCGCGCGGGGCGGGACGGGCGGCTGCCGCCGGGGAAAACGTGCCGACAACCTGTCGGGAAGATATTGCGCCGGATGAGGCACCCGTGGTGACATGGTACAGAGGGCAGGTTAGGCCTACCTAAGTACGGCCGGCCCGGGGCCAGGAGGGCAGCCATGTCGACAGGAGCAGCACCCCGCGACCACCGCCCGGCCGCCGTCCCCATGGGCACGCTCCTCGCCGCCTGCGCGGCGGCGACCGCCGTCTCCACGCCCCCCGCCCGCGAGCAGGCCCGGCCCGTACGCGACACCGCCGCCCCCGGCCGCGGCGCAGCGGCCCGCGGGCCGCTCGCGCAGCCCGGACCGGAATCCGAGGCCGCCTGACCCTCCGCTGCCGGGAAGCCGTCCTCCGAACGGGTGTATCCGCGCCCGGCGCCGGGTCAGGGAACGACGACGATCTTCGAGTTGATCGTCGCGAACGCCCACATCGCGTCGCCGTCGGCCCGGCTCATGCGGATGCCGCCGGTCTTCTTCGCCGGGTCCGGCTGCGGCATCCCGCCGTCGGTGCGCGCGCTGAAGCCCACCACGACGCCGTCGGCGCTCGCGAAGCGCACCACGTGCTCGACGGGCACCCCGTCCGAGCCGGTCACCGCGCCCGAACGCGAACTCACCAGGTAGGTGCCGGTCTTCGGGTGGACCGTGCTCGGCATCACCGGGAACGTCCGGGGCTCCCGGCCGTCCTCGCCGACCAGCCACACCCGCTTCTGGCCCAGCGAGTACACGACCCGCACACCGGTGCCGGAGTCCGCCGGCACGGCCGCCGGCTTCTCCGGGCCCGGCGCCGGAGCGGCCGCCGCGGCGGAGGGCGCCGCCTGCGGGGTCTGCGCGGGAGCCGCGGGCGCGGTCGCGGAGGCCTGGTAGCCGAGGAAGCCGACCGCGGCCAGCGCCGCGACGGTGAGCCCGGCCACGATTCCCGAGCTTCTGCTTGCCACCTTGCTCCACCTCTCCGTGCTTCCCCTGGCCGGCCGCCGCCGGCGGGCACGCCCCCCGGCCCCCGGTCCCGGCCGATGCCTGGGTCGAAGGTAGCAGCCGGGGTGCCCGGCGACCGGCCGCAAGGGCCGGGGCCCGGGGAGTCGTAGGCTGTTCGCGTGCTCTTGCTCGCCGTAGATACCGCCACGCCCGCCGTCACCGTCGCCCTCCACGACGGCCGCGAGACCGTCGCCGAGTCCCACCAGGTCGACGCCCGCCGCCACGGGGAGCTGCTGCTCCCCTCCGTGGACCGCGTCCTCGCCGAGGCGGGGCTGAAGCTCGACGCCCTCACCGGCATCGTCGTCGGGGTCGGCCCGGGCCCCTACACCGGGCTGCGCGTGGGCCTGGCCACCGCCACCACCTTCGCCGCCGTCCTCGGCATCCCCGTCCACGGGCTGTGCACCCTCGACGGGCTCGCGTACGCCGCGGGGGCCGCCGGCATCGAGGGCCCCTTCACCGTCGCCACCGACGCACGGCGCAAGGAGGTCTACTGGGCGCGCTACGAGGACCCCCTCACCCGGGTCGGCGAGCCCGCCGTGGACCGCCCGGCCGACATCGCCGAGCAGGTCGCCGGGCTGCCCGCCGTCGGCCAGGGCGCCCGCCTGTACCCGCAGGTCTTCACCGACGCCCGCGACCCCGAGCACCAGAGCGCCGCCGCGCTGGCCGCACTGGCCGCGCACCGGCTGGAGGCCGGCCTGGACTTCCTGCCGCCGGTCCCGCTGTACCTGCGCCGGCCCGACGCCCAGGTGCCCAAGAACTACAAGGTGGTCACCCCGCAGTGACCGCCCGCCCGTCGCCCGGCCCCCCACTCCCGGCGCCGCCGCACGCCGGCGCCGCCGCCCTGCGCCCGATGCGCTGGTGGGACATCGGGCCCGTGCTCGAACTGGAGCAGGACCTCTTCCCCGAGGACGCCTGGTCGGCCGGCATGTTCTGGTCCGAGCTCGCCCACTCCCGCGGCCCGCGCGCCACCCGCCACTACGTGGTCGCGGAGGACGCGGCGGGCCGCCTCGTCGGCTACGCCGGGCTCGCCGCCGCAGGCGACCTGGCCGACGTCCAGACCATCGCGGCCGCCCGCGACCAGTGGGGGACCGGGCTCGGCGCCCGGCTGCTCACCGACCTGCTGCGCGCCGCGACCGCGTTCGAGTGCGCCGAGGTGCTGCTGGAGGTGCGGGTGGACAACACCCGCGCGCAGAAGCTCTACGAGCGCTTCGGCTTCGAGCCGATCGGCTTCCGCAGGGGCTACTACCAGCCCGGCAATGTCGACGCGCTCGTGATGCGCCTTTCCGATCCCGCACACTCCGTCCCCGCGGACGGACCCGTACAAGGTGAGACCCATGGCTGACGAACCGCTCGTCCTCGGCATCGAGACCTCCTGCGACGAGACCGGCGTCGGCATCGTCCGCGGCACCACCCTGCTGGCCGACGCCGTCGCCTCCAGCGTCGACGAGCACGCCCGCTTCGGCGGGGTCGTGCCCGAAGTGGCCTCCCGCGCGCACCTGGAGGCGATGGTCCCGACCATCGAGCGCGCCCTGGAGGAGGCCGGGGTCAGCGCCCGCGACCTCGACGGGATCGCCGTCACCGCCGGGCCCGGCCTGGCCGGTGCGCTGCTCGTCGGCGTGTCCGCCGCGAAGGCGTACGCGTACGCCCTCGGCAAGCCGCTGTACGGGGTGAACCACCTGGCCTCGCACATCTGCGTCGACCAGCTGGAGCACGGGCCGCTGCCCGAGCCGACGATGGCGCTGCTGGTGTCCGGCGGGCACTCCTCGCTGCTGCTCGCCCCGGACATCACCTCCGACGTGCGGCCGCTCGGTTCGACCATCGACGACGCCGCCGGCGAGGCGTTCGACAAGATCGCGCGGGTGCTGCAGCTCGGCTTCCCCGGCGGGCCCGTCATCGACCGGCTCGCGAAGGAGGGCGACCCGAAGGCGATCAACTTCCCGCGCGGGCTGACCGGGTCGCGCGACCCCGCGTACGACTTCTCCTTCTCCGGGCTGAAGACGGCCGTGGCCCGCTGGATCGAGGCGAAGCGGAACGCGGGCGAGGAGGTGCCGGTGCGGGACGTGGCGGCGTCCTTCCAGGAGGCCGTGGTGGACGTCCTCACGCGCAAGGCGATCCGCGCCTGCAAGGACGAGGGCGTCGACCACCTGATGATCGGCGGCGGCGTCGCCGCGAACTCCCGGCTGCGGGCGCTGGCGCAGGAGCGCTGCGACGACGCGGGCATCGTCCTGCGCGTGCCGCGGCCCAAGCTGTGCACCGACAACGGCGCCATGGTCGCGGCCCTGGGCGCGGAGATGGTCCGGCGGAACCGGCCGGCCTCGGACTGGGACCTGTCCGCGGACTCCTCGCTGCCGGTGACGGACCCGCACGTGCCGGGCACCGCGGGGGAGGAGCACGGCCACGGCCACGGGCACGGGCATGCGCACGACCACGACCACGTGCACGAGCTGAGCAAGGACAACCTGTACTCGTGAGCACCGTCGCGCTGATGTGGGAGGCCCGGGCCGCCGAGGGCCGCGGGCCGGAGCTGCTGGCCTGGGCCCGCGCACAGGCCCCGGAGGGGGAGCCGCTGCGGCGGGAGGTGTTCCGCGCGCCGCAGGACCGGGTGCTGGTCGTCACCTGGTGGGAGGCCGAGGACGGCCTGTCCGCCGTCCTGCCCGAACTCCCGGCCCCGCCCGCCGGCCTGGCCGCCCGCCCGGTCCACCGCTGGCGCTTCGAGTCGGTCGAGGCGTCGCCCGCCCGCTGACCGGGCGGGCGGGCCCTCACACAGCGGCGGCGGGCGCCCCGATCAGCATTGACGGGGCGCCCGCGACGCGGGTGAGGAAGACCGTCGCCGCGCTCGGCCCCTGCGGCTTGACCTTCCGGCGGAGTTCCTCCGGTTCGATGGCCGAGCCGCGCTTCTTCACCGTCAGGGTGCCGACGCCG
Coding sequences within:
- a CDS encoding holo-ACP synthase, coding for MIIGVGIDVAEIERFGVSMERTPGMAQRLFTESELVLPSGERRGIASLAARFAAKEALAKALGAPGGMLWTDAEVYVEETGQPRVRVRGTVEARAVELNVKSFHLSLSHDAGVASAVVIAEG
- a CDS encoding NAD(P)H-hydrate dehydratase codes for the protein MRTAYSVENVRAAERAAMARLPEGALMQRAAAGLAAACAGLLPRVYGARVVLLVGPGDNGGDALYAGARLARRGAAVTAVPADPGRVHPGGLAALRAAGGRLSAAVPDRADLVVDGLLGIGGQGGLRPAAAALAERIPPGAPVVAVDLPSGVDADTGEVAGAAVRADTTVTFGAYKTGLLVDPGAALAGEVRLVDIGLDPAALGTPAAAALEDADLPTLLPRPGAASDKYSRGVVGVVAGSAQYPGAAVLAVAGALRGGAGAVRYVGPAHEEVLARYPETLVGRGRVQAWVVGPGLGGDRAAEAAQALAEPVPVLVDADGLRGLDPAVLRARTAPTLLTPHAGEAAALLGVPRADVESGRLAAVRELAGRFGAVVLLKGSTTLVCDGRGPVRVNPTGTPWLATAGSGDVLSGLAGSLLAAGLPAADAASAAAYLHGLAAGRAAAGAPLLAQEVAAALPAAWRAVQGS
- the alr gene encoding alanine racemase; translation: MNETPTRVYAEIDLDAVRENVRALRARAPRAALMAVVKADAYGHGAVPCARAALEAGAAWLGTATPQEALALRAAGIGAPLLCWLWTPGGPWREAVEAGIDVSVSGMWALREVQEAARAAGRPARIQLKADTGLGRAGCQPADWAELVGAAAAAEAAGSVRVTGIWSHFACADEPGHPSIPLQLTAFGDMLAYAEKEGLEPEVRHIANSPATLTLPESHYDLVRCGLAVYGVSPAPELGTSAELGLRPAMSLKASVALVKTVPAGHGVSYGLHYTTGAETDLALIPAGYADGVPRHASGRGPVAVGGRIRHIAGRVAMDQFVVDLGRDHGPRRVRPGDEAVLFGSGAHGEPTAEDWAQAADTIAYEIVTRIGARVPRVYRNG
- a CDS encoding alpha/beta fold hydrolase, with product MSENWRRAGWAGAVIGVVAAGAAAGVAVERITVGRGVRRKARLALDAAGDYGSLRGTAGAAYAEDGTELHYEVEEPAQDAERARPGLRPSTEPAPTVVFCHGYCLAQDSWHFQRAAVRGTVRAVYWDQRSHGRSARGFAQADGEPVTIDCLGRDLKAVIDAAAPEGPLILVGHSMGGMTIMALADQYPDLVRDRVVGVALVGTSSGRLGEVTYGLPAVGLGAVRRILPPVLKVLGSQVELVERGRRATADLFAGMVKLYSFGAPREVDPGVARFAERLIEHTPIDVVAEFYPAFQAHDKTDALQRFGDIPVTVIAGDHDMITPAAHSQAIKDALPAAELVVLERAGHLMMLEYPETVTGLLLELFARTGAVPAAANVGGHGRRTAGSPPQPGAAAGSGPAGT
- the tsaE gene encoding tRNA (adenosine(37)-N6)-threonylcarbamoyltransferase complex ATPase subunit type 1 TsaE, translated to MEAPRSPVPQPGPGPQGPEAAARARITVDSPGAMQALGRSIAGLLRPGDLVLLTGELGAGKTTLTRGLGEGLGVRGAVTSPTFVIARVHPPLGTGPALVHVDAYRLGGGLDEMEDLDLDVSLPESVVVVEWGDGKVEELSDDRLHVVIARAVGHEEVLDDVREVTVHGVGARWAAPDALAGLRAAG
- the tsaB gene encoding tRNA (adenosine(37)-N6)-threonylcarbamoyltransferase complex dimerization subunit type 1 TsaB, which encodes MLLLAVDTATPAVTVALHDGRETVAESHQVDARRHGELLLPSVDRVLAEAGLKLDALTGIVVGVGPGPYTGLRVGLATATTFAAVLGIPVHGLCTLDGLAYAAGAAGIEGPFTVATDARRKEVYWARYEDPLTRVGEPAVDRPADIAEQVAGLPAVGQGARLYPQVFTDARDPEHQSAAALAALAAHRLEAGLDFLPPVPLYLRRPDAQVPKNYKVVTPQ
- the rimI gene encoding ribosomal protein S18-alanine N-acetyltransferase, whose protein sequence is MRWWDIGPVLELEQDLFPEDAWSAGMFWSELAHSRGPRATRHYVVAEDAAGRLVGYAGLAAAGDLADVQTIAAARDQWGTGLGARLLTDLLRAATAFECAEVLLEVRVDNTRAQKLYERFGFEPIGFRRGYYQPGNVDALVMRLSDPAHSVPADGPVQGETHG
- the tsaD gene encoding tRNA (adenosine(37)-N6)-threonylcarbamoyltransferase complex transferase subunit TsaD; its protein translation is MADEPLVLGIETSCDETGVGIVRGTTLLADAVASSVDEHARFGGVVPEVASRAHLEAMVPTIERALEEAGVSARDLDGIAVTAGPGLAGALLVGVSAAKAYAYALGKPLYGVNHLASHICVDQLEHGPLPEPTMALLVSGGHSSLLLAPDITSDVRPLGSTIDDAAGEAFDKIARVLQLGFPGGPVIDRLAKEGDPKAINFPRGLTGSRDPAYDFSFSGLKTAVARWIEAKRNAGEEVPVRDVAASFQEAVVDVLTRKAIRACKDEGVDHLMIGGGVAANSRLRALAQERCDDAGIVLRVPRPKLCTDNGAMVAALGAEMVRRNRPASDWDLSADSSLPVTDPHVPGTAGEEHGHGHGHGHAHDHDHVHELSKDNLYS